Proteins encoded within one genomic window of Chloroflexota bacterium:
- a CDS encoding P27 family phage terminase small subunit, whose translation MGARGPAPKPLALKMLNGSAAHHPERTNPNPAQPAPHPPELPADLSPAARAVWERTLREQAPGIILAAHTDILEVYVEAVVRHKAAVTLLSGSGLLIRGSRGQELVRNPLLAIVHAEADTIRLYARELGLTPSSVSAFSNVRPAVPEDDPMLRLLTPIRSRRRAR comes from the coding sequence ATGGGCGCCCGCGGTCCGGCTCCCAAGCCGCTCGCCCTCAAGATGCTCAACGGCTCGGCCGCCCACCATCCCGAGCGGACCAACCCGAACCCGGCCCAGCCGGCGCCGCACCCCCCGGAGCTACCCGCCGACCTCTCCCCGGCGGCGAGGGCCGTCTGGGAGCGGACCCTGCGCGAGCAGGCGCCCGGGATCATCCTCGCCGCCCACACCGACATCCTGGAGGTGTACGTCGAGGCGGTCGTCCGTCACAAGGCGGCCGTCACGCTCCTCTCGGGAAGCGGCCTCCTCATCCGGGGGAGTCGCGGCCAGGAGCTCGTGCGCAACCCGCTCCTCGCGATCGTCCATGCCGAGGCCGATACGATCCGGCTGTACGCCCGCGAGCTCGGCCTCACGCCCTCGTCGGTCTCGGCGTTCAGCAACGTCCGGCCGGCGGTCCCGGAGGACGATCCGATGCTGCGGCTCCTCACCCCGATCCGCTCGAGGAGGAGGGCCCGATGA
- a CDS encoding AAA family ATPase: MRVLGAAERAGLQSEYDAEPLAGVDLATIHPRRVDWLWRGYVPLRKLTILDGDPGLGKSTLLIDLACRGSIGGNAPTGEPLGDAFTTIYVSIEDDPEDTIVPRVLRAGGDPARFRLVRDLTLPDDVERLRQYSLANKARLIIVDPLVAYLGDEVRTNDDHRVRRALEPLAAMAQQVDAAVVAIRHLNKRAGDDAIYRGGGSIGFTGLARSVLAVGRDPDDADRIVLAAVKLNVARRPASLAYRIVADGPYEAATIAWEGESDHDAEDLIGRTRDAAGQVSKTAQLAEAIRRLVALNSGSMRASDAYRALEADGIDTSSKDNMTRARSQARVVSIKDGFDGPWLWRFRP, translated from the coding sequence GTGAGGGTGTTGGGTGCGGCCGAACGCGCCGGATTGCAGTCCGAATACGATGCCGAGCCGCTCGCGGGCGTCGACCTGGCCACGATCCACCCTCGTCGGGTCGACTGGTTGTGGCGCGGCTACGTGCCCCTGCGCAAGCTGACGATCCTTGACGGCGACCCAGGCTTGGGCAAGTCGACGCTGCTCATCGATCTCGCGTGCCGCGGTTCCATCGGCGGTAACGCGCCGACGGGCGAGCCGCTGGGCGATGCGTTCACGACGATCTACGTCTCGATCGAGGACGATCCCGAGGACACGATCGTGCCGCGGGTGCTGCGAGCCGGCGGTGATCCCGCACGGTTTCGCCTGGTCCGTGATCTGACCCTGCCCGACGATGTCGAGCGCCTCCGCCAGTACAGCCTGGCCAACAAGGCACGCCTGATCATCGTCGACCCGCTGGTGGCCTACCTTGGCGACGAGGTCAGGACCAACGACGACCACCGCGTCCGGCGTGCCCTCGAACCGCTGGCCGCGATGGCGCAGCAGGTCGACGCCGCGGTCGTCGCGATCCGCCATCTCAACAAACGCGCCGGCGACGACGCGATCTATCGTGGCGGCGGCTCGATCGGCTTCACAGGTCTGGCCCGCAGCGTCCTGGCCGTCGGCCGTGACCCGGATGACGCCGACCGGATCGTCCTTGCGGCCGTCAAGCTCAACGTCGCGCGGCGCCCTGCGTCACTCGCCTACCGAATCGTCGCCGATGGCCCATACGAGGCGGCGACGATCGCCTGGGAAGGCGAGAGCGACCACGACGCGGAAGATCTCATCGGCCGGACCCGCGACGCCGCCGGGCAGGTCTCGAAGACGGCGCAGCTCGCAGAGGCGATCCGCCGGCTCGTGGCGCTCAACAGCGGCTCGATGCGTGCCTCGGATGCCTATCGCGCGCTCGAGGCCGACGGCATCGACACGAGCTCCAAGGACAACATGACCCGAGCCCGTAGTCAGGCCAGGGTCGTCTCGATCAAGGACGGCTTTGACGGTCCCTGGCTGTGGAGGTTCCGGCCGTGA
- a CDS encoding bifunctional DNA primase/polymerase produces the protein MSEQPTTAREWALVYGRLGWRVFPVVPGGKRPLYRGWQRDATSDPEQIGRYWRSEPGPNIGVVTGEAFDAFDIEVDHLDAIRTFMREGGFSLPLSPIARTGRGGIHILAAPTGLGGGHDLYLRGVHIGEFKSVGGFIVVCPSVTVGAYVWRVPPDDAPVAAVPAWLVDFAKRPSGLPRRPAARIASVAEGERTLTRLVGAVRAAGEGRRNSLLYWAVRRAVDEGVPSGLAGRVLARAALAAGLTESEIGATVRSARGGGQS, from the coding sequence GTGAGCGAGCAGCCGACCACCGCTCGGGAGTGGGCGCTCGTCTACGGGCGTCTCGGATGGCGCGTGTTCCCGGTCGTACCGGGCGGCAAGCGGCCGCTGTATCGGGGCTGGCAGCGGGACGCGACGTCCGACCCTGAACAGATCGGCCGGTACTGGCGGTCCGAGCCGGGGCCGAACATCGGCGTCGTCACGGGTGAGGCATTCGACGCCTTCGACATCGAAGTCGACCACCTGGACGCCATCAGGACGTTCATGCGCGAGGGCGGCTTTAGCCTCCCCTTGAGCCCGATCGCGCGGACGGGCCGCGGCGGGATCCACATCCTGGCCGCACCGACTGGTCTGGGCGGTGGCCACGATCTCTACCTCCGCGGCGTTCACATCGGCGAGTTCAAGTCGGTGGGCGGCTTCATCGTCGTCTGCCCCTCGGTGACCGTCGGCGCCTATGTTTGGCGCGTGCCGCCCGACGACGCGCCCGTCGCGGCTGTGCCCGCCTGGCTGGTTGACTTTGCGAAGCGACCATCGGGTCTGCCCCGGCGGCCGGCGGCGAGGATCGCCAGCGTCGCGGAGGGCGAACGCACGCTCACGCGACTCGTGGGCGCCGTTCGGGCGGCAGGCGAAGGTCGGCGCAACAGCCTCCTCTACTGGGCGGTGCGCCGGGCAGTCGACGAAGGCGTCCCGTCAGGTCTCGCCGGGCGGGTGTTGGCTCGGGCGGCACTCGCTGCGGGGCTCACGGAGTCGGAGATTGGCGCGACTGTGCGCTCGGCGAGGGGGGGCGGCCAGTCGTGA
- a CDS encoding ATP-binding protein, with translation MAGTDGAVCICPQRAAERYAARVSGPLRDRIDLWVTMPRVAPAILVSGAEPEPSSAVAVRIEAARRSQRARSSALNGRLSGHSLRTACRLDRKAEERAIALAELDGLSARGTERLLRVARSIADLAGDEVVETRALEEAARFRPPMRPAEARAAG, from the coding sequence ATGGCGGGGACGGACGGAGCGGTCTGCATCTGCCCGCAGCGGGCCGCCGAGCGGTATGCCGCCCGCGTGTCGGGACCGCTCCGGGACCGGATCGACCTGTGGGTGACGATGCCGCGGGTGGCCCCGGCGATCCTTGTCAGTGGCGCCGAGCCGGAGCCGTCGTCCGCGGTCGCCGTAAGGATCGAGGCAGCCCGCCGGTCGCAACGGGCGAGATCCAGCGCACTCAACGGGCGGCTCTCTGGTCACTCGCTCCGGACCGCCTGCCGTCTCGATCGGAAGGCCGAGGAGCGGGCGATCGCCCTCGCCGAGCTCGACGGGTTGTCCGCCCGCGGGACGGAGCGACTCCTCCGCGTCGCGCGTTCGATCGCCGACCTTGCCGGCGACGAGGTGGTCGAGACGCGCGCGCTCGAGGAGGCTGCGCGATTCCGTCCACCGATGCGACCCGCGGAAGCGCGGGCGGCTGGCTGA
- the dprA gene encoding DNA-protecting protein DprA: protein MLGIGTAGPTGSDRSDDARRSDGFLDDQAARSDDRAARAADDAEREAWIVLASVHGLGPIGFGRLLRRFGNGRSVLATASGARGGRALAAALRGGADEGIAERPADAELAERIVLAAARTEALLDVVRRHDLTVVTLEERTFPDRLLQLEMPPHLLFVRGDVAAMSRQRAVAVVGTRRPTEYGRRIAARVSAAISDAGGTVVSGLAIGIDGAAHAAAVATGAPTVAVLGGGHGHLFPRAHERLADEIVAAGGAVVAELFPDERPTKGTFPRRNRLISGLADATVVVEAPLRSGALITAAWALEQGRECHLVPGPIDAPMSAGCLAFLRENSGLAHPVATVPDLIDDLGFIDPGPRHAVAVAQVELGPIERRIVAALVDGATTTDEILQIVREPVATILGGLTLLEMRGLLTSAYGRYRLAGRLSGSEVA from the coding sequence ATGCTGGGGATCGGCACCGCAGGTCCGACCGGGTCCGACCGATCCGACGACGCCCGGCGGTCAGACGGGTTCCTGGACGATCAGGCCGCAAGGTCCGACGACCGAGCCGCTCGCGCCGCGGACGATGCCGAGCGCGAGGCGTGGATCGTCCTCGCCTCGGTGCACGGGCTCGGCCCGATCGGGTTCGGACGGCTCCTCAGACGGTTCGGAAACGGGCGCTCGGTGCTGGCGACGGCGAGTGGTGCGAGGGGCGGGCGGGCGCTCGCAGCGGCCCTCCGCGGCGGGGCGGACGAGGGGATCGCCGAGCGCCCCGCGGATGCGGAGCTCGCCGAGCGGATCGTGCTCGCGGCCGCTCGCACGGAAGCACTCCTCGACGTGGTCCGACGGCACGATCTGACGGTGGTCACGCTCGAGGAACGGACCTTCCCGGATCGTCTCCTCCAGCTTGAGATGCCCCCGCATCTGCTGTTCGTGCGCGGCGACGTGGCCGCCATGTCGCGGCAGCGGGCCGTCGCCGTGGTGGGTACTCGACGGCCAACCGAGTATGGTCGCCGGATCGCCGCCCGGGTGTCGGCCGCGATCTCGGATGCGGGCGGGACGGTCGTCTCCGGCCTGGCGATCGGGATCGACGGCGCGGCCCACGCCGCCGCCGTGGCGACGGGGGCACCCACCGTGGCGGTGCTCGGCGGCGGCCACGGGCACCTGTTCCCACGAGCGCACGAGCGCCTCGCTGACGAGATCGTCGCGGCCGGCGGTGCGGTCGTGGCCGAGCTGTTTCCGGACGAGCGGCCGACGAAGGGCACGTTCCCGCGTCGCAACCGGCTCATCAGCGGTCTGGCGGACGCCACCGTCGTCGTCGAGGCGCCGTTGCGGAGCGGCGCGCTCATCACCGCGGCATGGGCCCTCGAACAGGGGCGCGAGTGTCACCTCGTGCCCGGGCCGATCGACGCGCCGATGTCCGCGGGTTGCCTCGCCTTCCTCCGTGAGAACTCCGGCCTGGCCCACCCGGTGGCGACGGTCCCGGATCTCATCGACGATCTCGGATTCATCGATCCCGGTCCGCGGCACGCCGTCGCCGTGGCGCAGGTCGAGCTCGGACCGATCGAGCGGCGGATCGTCGCGGCGCTCGTGGACGGCGCGACGACGACGGACGAGATCCTCCAGATCGTCCGCGAGCCGGTCGCGACGATCCTCGGCGGTCTGACGCTGCTCGAGATGCGCGGTCTGCTCACGAGTGCCTACGGCCGCTACCGACTCGCCGGACGACTCAGCGGGTCCGAGGTGGCCTGA
- a CDS encoding Ig-like domain-containing protein — protein MRKFAAAVLAVPVLLGLYAPFARRPRIALPGIVVLAVMVLAVVALDGPGARPAAATPPAAIEPLTAAAFGPAVRAGLASDAVLTVTFSRRMDEASVVEALRVVPATPIAVSWNAAGTSVSVMPTRAWLSSTCYTITVGATALDSVGGSLGATTRLAFITAPASVATVARVATQTVRAARPAIVRFRPLNGASSVARAATLSVRFSTAMDRAATAPAFSATANGRPIVGSIRWAEGDTVLVLTPSTALPAGALIRMSVSATARAAAGSVLGAAVTATARTIVATTLTVRPTATVTPKPAPSTPPPSKPTASKPVVPAAGGSAGSATWYAVETYYLKLMNCTRTGGWVTSTGGCSSPGGLSTPPLVLDAGLSNRVSRPYAKLLATSGACDHFINGTPTDRLHRAGYSGWAAENIGCRSAPTAYESMVFTQIFFQDEKPCGGYCHYANLMNPAYTRCGIGVWIDHGRIRLVVDFYHP, from the coding sequence TTGCGGAAATTCGCCGCGGCCGTGCTGGCCGTCCCCGTCCTCCTCGGGCTCTACGCACCCTTCGCTCGCCGACCGCGGATCGCGCTCCCCGGGATCGTGGTCCTCGCCGTGATGGTCCTCGCCGTCGTCGCGCTCGACGGTCCCGGCGCCCGTCCTGCGGCCGCGACGCCGCCGGCGGCCATCGAACCGCTGACCGCCGCCGCGTTCGGGCCGGCAGTCCGAGCCGGCCTCGCCTCGGATGCAGTGCTGACCGTCACGTTCAGCCGACGGATGGATGAGGCCTCCGTCGTCGAGGCGTTGCGCGTCGTGCCGGCCACCCCGATCGCGGTGTCGTGGAACGCCGCGGGCACGAGCGTCTCGGTCATGCCGACCCGGGCCTGGCTGTCCTCGACGTGCTACACGATCACGGTGGGCGCGACGGCCCTGGACAGCGTGGGTGGCTCCCTCGGCGCGACGACCCGGCTGGCGTTCATCACCGCGCCGGCCAGCGTCGCGACCGTGGCGCGGGTCGCCACCCAGACGGTGCGAGCGGCACGACCCGCGATCGTCCGGTTCCGCCCACTGAACGGGGCGTCCTCCGTCGCTCGGGCGGCGACGCTCTCGGTCCGGTTCTCGACAGCGATGGACCGCGCCGCGACCGCCCCGGCATTCAGCGCGACGGCGAACGGTCGGCCGATCGTCGGCTCGATCCGCTGGGCGGAAGGCGACACAGTGCTCGTCCTCACGCCGTCGACGGCATTGCCGGCTGGAGCCCTCATCCGGATGTCGGTTTCGGCGACCGCCCGCGCGGCGGCCGGCTCCGTCCTGGGAGCGGCGGTCACGGCGACAGCACGGACGATCGTCGCGACGACACTGACGGTACGCCCGACCGCCACCGTGACGCCGAAGCCCGCGCCATCGACACCGCCGCCATCGAAGCCGACAGCGTCGAAGCCCGTCGTCCCGGCCGCGGGCGGCTCTGCCGGCAGCGCGACGTGGTACGCCGTCGAGACGTACTACCTCAAGCTCATGAACTGCACGCGGACCGGCGGCTGGGTCACCTCGACCGGTGGGTGCAGCAGTCCCGGCGGTCTCTCCACGCCGCCGCTCGTCCTCGACGCCGGCCTGTCCAACCGGGTCTCGCGGCCATACGCGAAGCTCCTCGCCACGTCCGGGGCCTGCGACCATTTCATCAACGGGACGCCGACGGATCGCCTCCACCGGGCGGGTTACAGCGGCTGGGCCGCGGAGAACATCGGCTGCCGCTCGGCGCCCACCGCGTACGAATCGATGGTCTTCACCCAGATCTTCTTCCAGGATGAGAAACCGTGCGGCGGATACTGCCACTACGCGAACCTCATGAACCCGGCATACACGCGATGCGGGATCGGCGTCTGGATCGACCACGGCCGGATCCGGCTCGTGGTGGACTTCTACCACCCGTGA